Proteins from a single region of Streptomyces sp. TN58:
- a CDS encoding carboxymuconolactone decarboxylase family protein: MTTTAENRQTHSHSHDHAPEHTPRMHMAKLAPEVYKAVLALEIASKKGLEPSLVELVKIRASQVNHCAFCLDMHTKDAIAAGESVERIVQLAAWEESRHFYTEKELAAIEFTEAVTVLTDGFVPDEVYAKAAAHFEERELAQLIAVIATINVWNRIGVTTRMVPGHYKPGMYKS; this comes from the coding sequence ATGACAACCACCGCCGAGAACCGGCAGACCCACTCCCACAGCCACGACCACGCCCCCGAGCACACCCCGCGCATGCACATGGCGAAGCTCGCGCCCGAGGTCTACAAGGCCGTCCTGGCCCTGGAGATCGCCTCCAAGAAGGGCCTGGAGCCGTCCCTGGTCGAGCTCGTCAAGATCCGGGCCTCCCAGGTCAACCACTGCGCCTTCTGCCTGGACATGCACACCAAGGACGCGATCGCCGCGGGCGAGAGCGTCGAGCGGATCGTGCAGCTGGCTGCCTGGGAGGAGTCGCGGCACTTCTACACCGAGAAGGAGCTCGCCGCGATCGAGTTCACCGAGGCCGTCACCGTCCTGACCGACGGCTTCGTGCCCGACGAGGTGTACGCGAAGGCCGCGGCGCACTTCGAGGAGCGCGAGCTGGCCCAGCTGATCGCCGTCATCGCGACGATCAACGTGTGGAACCGCATCGGTGTCACCACGCGCATGGTGCCGGGCCACTACAAGCCGGGCATGTACAAGAGCTGA
- a CDS encoding PLP-dependent aminotransferase family protein — MKDPWATFGADLHLDLSAGRGLRAGLTEALREAARSGRLAAGTRLPSSRTLAADLGIARNTVAEAYAELVAEGWLTARQGSGTRVAERARPRRPAAAAPVRRPARGGPAYSLVPGTPDLGGFPRAAWLSAARRALTAAPNEAFGYATDGRGRVELRRALAGYLARARGVYADPDRIVLCAGFLHGLKLLAAVLRARRVREVAVEGYGLDFHRDELVRAGLRTRPLGVDSEGARTGELTAAAGAVLLTPAHQFPTGAALTPARRAAAVDWARTTGGLILEDDYDGEFRYDRQPVGALQGLDPDRVAYLGTASKSLAPGLRIGWMVLPPGLVEEVVAQKGYTDWASSALDQLTLAEFIESGAYDRHVRGMRLRYRRRRDELVAAVAGRVAGVSGIAAGLHAVLDLPAGTERSVLQSAAWQDLALHGLGAFRHPQAEVAPRDALVVGYGTPSDSAWSPTLAALAAALP, encoded by the coding sequence ATGAAGGATCCTTGGGCCACTTTCGGAGCCGACCTGCATCTGGACCTCTCCGCCGGGCGCGGTCTGCGGGCCGGGCTCACCGAGGCGCTGCGGGAGGCCGCGCGCAGCGGGCGGCTGGCGGCCGGCACCCGGCTGCCGTCCTCCCGGACCCTCGCGGCCGACCTGGGCATCGCGCGGAACACCGTCGCCGAGGCGTACGCCGAACTCGTCGCGGAGGGCTGGCTCACGGCCCGCCAGGGCTCCGGGACCCGGGTCGCCGAACGGGCCCGCCCGCGCCGGCCCGCGGCAGCGGCCCCCGTACGGCGCCCCGCCCGCGGCGGGCCCGCGTACAGCCTGGTCCCCGGCACCCCGGACCTGGGCGGCTTCCCGCGTGCGGCCTGGCTGTCGGCGGCCCGGCGGGCGCTGACCGCCGCCCCGAACGAGGCGTTCGGCTACGCGACCGACGGGCGCGGCCGCGTCGAGCTGCGGCGCGCGCTCGCCGGATACCTGGCGCGGGCGCGCGGGGTGTACGCGGACCCGGACCGGATCGTGCTGTGCGCCGGTTTCCTGCACGGGCTGAAGCTGCTCGCGGCGGTGCTGCGGGCGCGGCGGGTGCGGGAGGTCGCCGTGGAGGGGTACGGGCTGGACTTCCACCGGGACGAGCTGGTGCGGGCGGGGCTGCGGACCAGACCGCTCGGGGTGGACAGTGAGGGGGCCCGGACGGGCGAGCTGACGGCGGCGGCGGGTGCGGTCCTGCTGACCCCGGCCCACCAGTTCCCGACCGGCGCCGCCCTGACCCCGGCCCGCCGGGCGGCGGCGGTCGACTGGGCCAGGACCACCGGCGGGCTGATCCTGGAGGACGACTACGACGGCGAGTTCCGCTACGACCGGCAGCCGGTCGGCGCCCTCCAGGGCCTGGACCCGGACCGGGTCGCCTACCTCGGCACGGCCAGCAAGTCCCTCGCCCCGGGGCTGCGGATCGGCTGGATGGTGCTCCCGCCGGGGCTGGTGGAGGAGGTGGTCGCGCAGAAGGGGTACACGGACTGGGCCTCCAGCGCCCTGGACCAGCTGACGCTGGCGGAGTTCATCGAGTCCGGAGCGTACGACCGGCACGTGCGCGGGATGCGGCTGCGCTACCGGCGGCGCCGCGACGAGCTGGTGGCGGCGGTGGCCGGCCGGGTGGCGGGGGTCTCGGGGATCGCGGCGGGCCTGCACGCGGTGCTGGACCTTCCGGCGGGCACGGAGCGGTCGGTCCTGCAGTCGGCGGCCTGGCAGGACCTGGCCCTGCACGGCCTCGGCGCCTTCCGCCACCCGCAGGCGGAGGTCGCGCCGCGGGACGCGCTGGTCGTCGGCTACGGGACGCCGTCGGACAGCGCCTGGTCGCCGACCCTTGCGGCGCTCGCCGCCGCCCTGCCCTGA
- a CDS encoding glutathionylspermidine synthase family protein: MQRHTIEPRPGWQKTVEEQGLIYPLTRYPDDSLRPYWDESAYYSFSLPEVEALENVVEELHAMCLAAAAHIVEHDRFADLGITDPKLAALITESWRRRAEQPSLYGRFDLRYDGSGSPAKMLEYNADTPTSLVEAASPQWFWMEERFPGADQWNSLHERLVDAWRRQAELLAPGPLHFAHSETDELGEDLMTVAYLQETADQAGLETHALSVEQIGWDSLSGRFVDDKLRFIRSCFKLYPWEWLATDEFGPQVLGTYDHGGGSGTTCWIEPMWKMLLSNKALLAILWELFPEHPNLLPAYLDGPRELAEPGSAGYVAKPLLGREGAGVTLHEPGPDGVPFVPEPGERYCFQGLAPLPDFDGNRVVLGAWVVEDEAAGLGIRESAGPVTDEYARFLPHVIL; the protein is encoded by the coding sequence ATGCAGCGGCACACCATCGAGCCCCGACCCGGCTGGCAGAAGACGGTCGAGGAGCAGGGGCTGATCTACCCCCTCACCCGCTACCCGGACGACTCGCTGCGCCCCTACTGGGACGAGAGCGCCTACTACTCCTTCTCCCTGCCGGAGGTCGAGGCGCTGGAGAACGTCGTCGAGGAACTGCACGCCATGTGCCTGGCCGCGGCCGCGCACATCGTCGAGCACGACCGCTTCGCCGACCTCGGCATCACCGACCCCAAGCTGGCCGCGCTGATCACCGAGTCGTGGCGCCGCCGCGCCGAACAGCCCTCCCTCTACGGCCGCTTCGACCTGCGCTACGACGGCAGCGGCAGCCCGGCCAAGATGCTGGAGTACAACGCGGACACCCCGACCTCCCTGGTGGAGGCGGCCAGCCCGCAGTGGTTCTGGATGGAGGAGCGGTTCCCCGGCGCCGACCAGTGGAACTCCCTTCACGAGCGCCTCGTCGACGCCTGGCGCCGCCAGGCGGAGCTGCTGGCGCCCGGCCCGCTGCACTTCGCGCACTCCGAGACCGACGAGCTCGGCGAGGACCTGATGACGGTCGCCTACCTCCAGGAGACCGCCGACCAGGCCGGCCTGGAGACCCACGCCCTGTCCGTCGAGCAGATCGGCTGGGACAGCCTGTCCGGCCGGTTCGTCGACGACAAGCTCCGCTTCATCCGCAGCTGCTTCAAGCTCTACCCGTGGGAGTGGCTGGCCACGGACGAGTTCGGCCCGCAGGTCCTCGGCACCTACGACCACGGCGGCGGTTCCGGCACCACCTGCTGGATCGAGCCGATGTGGAAGATGCTGCTCTCCAACAAGGCGCTGCTCGCGATCCTGTGGGAGCTCTTCCCGGAACACCCGAACCTGCTGCCCGCCTATCTCGACGGGCCGCGCGAGCTCGCGGAGCCCGGTTCGGCCGGCTACGTGGCCAAGCCGCTACTCGGCCGTGAGGGCGCCGGCGTCACCCTGCACGAGCCAGGCCCGGACGGCGTGCCGTTCGTGCCGGAGCCAGGGGAGCGGTACTGCTTCCAGGGGTTGGCCCCGCTGCCCGACTTCGACGGCAACCGGGTGGTGCTCGGCGCGTGGGTCGTCGAGGACGAGGCGGCGGGGCTCGGGATCCGCGAGTCGGCGGGGCCGGTCACGGACGAGTACGCCCGTTTCCTGCCCCACGTCATCCTCTGA
- the rocD gene encoding ornithine--oxo-acid transaminase — translation MSTTADAIRSADAHSAHNYHPLPVVVASAEGAWMTDVEGRRYLDMLAGYSALNFGHGNRRLIDAARAQLERVTLTSRAFHHDRFADFCAELAALCGKEMVLPMNTGAEAVETAVKTARKWGYEVKGVPDGHAKIVVAADNFHGRTTTVVSFSTDHDARDHFGPYTPGFEIVPYGDLTALSHAVTENTVAVLLEPIQGEAGVLVPPAGYLRGVRELTRERNVLFMADEIQSGLGRTGKTFACEHEGVVPDVYILGKALGGGVVPVSAVVADRDVLGVFGPGQHGSTFGGNPLACAVALEVIAMLRTGEFQQRATELGDHLHRELGMLVGGGAVTAVRGRGLWAGVDIDPSRGTGREISEKMMERGVLVKDTHGSTIRVAPPLVITKEDLDWGLEQLRSVLSA, via the coding sequence GTGTCGACAACAGCTGATGCCATCCGCTCCGCCGACGCGCACAGCGCGCACAACTACCACCCGCTGCCGGTGGTCGTCGCGTCCGCGGAAGGCGCGTGGATGACCGATGTGGAGGGCCGCAGATACCTCGACATGCTCGCCGGTTACTCCGCGCTCAACTTCGGGCACGGCAACCGCCGTCTGATCGACGCCGCGCGCGCCCAGCTGGAGCGGGTGACCCTCACCTCGCGCGCCTTCCACCACGACCGCTTCGCCGACTTCTGCGCCGAACTCGCGGCACTGTGCGGCAAGGAGATGGTGCTGCCCATGAACACGGGCGCGGAGGCGGTGGAGACGGCCGTGAAGACGGCCCGCAAGTGGGGCTACGAGGTCAAGGGCGTCCCGGACGGCCACGCCAAGATCGTGGTGGCCGCCGACAACTTCCACGGGCGGACCACGACCGTCGTCTCCTTCTCGACGGACCACGACGCCCGCGACCACTTCGGCCCGTACACGCCCGGCTTCGAGATCGTCCCGTACGGGGACCTCACCGCGCTGTCCCACGCCGTCACGGAGAACACCGTGGCCGTGCTGCTGGAGCCGATCCAGGGCGAGGCCGGGGTGCTGGTCCCGCCCGCCGGGTACCTGCGCGGCGTACGGGAGCTGACCCGCGAGCGGAACGTGCTCTTCATGGCCGACGAGATCCAGTCGGGGCTCGGCCGGACCGGGAAAACCTTCGCCTGCGAGCACGAGGGGGTCGTACCGGACGTCTACATCCTCGGCAAGGCGCTCGGCGGCGGCGTCGTGCCGGTGTCGGCGGTGGTCGCCGACCGGGACGTGCTGGGGGTGTTCGGGCCCGGCCAGCACGGGTCGACCTTCGGCGGGAACCCGCTCGCGTGCGCCGTCGCGCTGGAGGTGATCGCGATGCTGCGGACCGGCGAGTTCCAGCAGCGGGCCACCGAACTGGGCGACCACCTCCACCGTGAGCTGGGCATGCTCGTCGGCGGGGGCGCCGTGACCGCCGTGCGCGGCCGCGGGCTGTGGGCGGGCGTCGACATCGACCCCTCCCGCGGCACGGGCCGGGAGATCTCCGAGAAGATGATGGAGCGGGGCGTGCTCGTGAAGGACACCCACGGGTCGACGATCCGCGTCGCCCCGCCGCTGGTGATCACCAAGGAGGACCTGGACTGGGGCCTGGAGCAGCTCCGGTCGGTGCTGTCGGCGTAG
- the glyA gene encoding serine hydroxymethyltransferase — MSASRHPALSATDPELASHIAAEEVLQAETLRLIPSENYVSAAVLEASGTVLQNKYSEGYPGRRYYEGQQNIDRVEALAIERAKGLFGVDHANVQPYSGSPANLAVYLAFAKPGDTVMGMALPMGGHLTHGWGVSATGSWFRGVQYGVRADTGLIDYDAVRELALAERPKVIFCGGTALPRTIDFAAFAEIAREAGSVLVADVAHIAGLIAGGAHPSPADHVDVVSTTTHKTLRGPRGAMLMCREEHAKAIDKAVFPGLQGGPHNQTTAGIAVALHEAAQPSFVRYAHAVVANAKALAAALLERGFDLVSGGTDNHLILIDLTGKEVPGKVAAKAMDRAGIVVNYNTVPFDPRKPFDPSGVRIGTPSLTSRGLSVEHMPVVADWIARAVEAAAKQDETPLKLIRAEVRDLMAAFPAPGLPLS; from the coding sequence ATGTCCGCGAGCCGCCATCCCGCCCTGTCCGCGACCGACCCCGAACTGGCTTCCCACATCGCCGCGGAGGAAGTCCTCCAGGCGGAGACCCTGCGCCTGATCCCCAGTGAGAACTACGTCTCCGCCGCCGTCCTCGAAGCCTCCGGCACCGTGCTGCAGAACAAGTACAGCGAGGGCTACCCCGGCCGCCGCTACTACGAGGGCCAGCAGAACATCGACCGGGTGGAGGCCCTGGCGATCGAGCGGGCCAAGGGCCTGTTCGGCGTGGACCACGCCAACGTGCAGCCGTACTCGGGCTCCCCGGCCAACCTGGCCGTGTACCTGGCCTTCGCGAAGCCCGGCGACACCGTCATGGGCATGGCGCTGCCGATGGGCGGCCACCTGACGCACGGCTGGGGCGTCTCGGCGACGGGCTCGTGGTTCCGCGGCGTGCAGTACGGCGTCCGCGCCGACACCGGGCTGATCGACTACGACGCCGTGCGCGAGCTGGCCCTCGCCGAGCGGCCCAAGGTGATCTTCTGCGGCGGCACGGCCCTGCCCAGGACCATCGACTTCGCCGCCTTCGCGGAGATCGCTCGCGAGGCGGGCTCGGTCCTGGTCGCGGACGTCGCCCACATCGCCGGCCTGATCGCGGGCGGCGCGCACCCGTCCCCGGCAGACCACGTGGACGTCGTCTCCACCACGACCCACAAGACCCTGCGCGGTCCGCGCGGCGCGATGCTGATGTGCCGCGAGGAGCACGCGAAGGCGATCGACAAGGCGGTCTTCCCCGGCCTGCAGGGCGGTCCGCACAACCAGACGACGGCCGGCATCGCGGTCGCGCTGCACGAGGCGGCGCAGCCGTCCTTCGTCCGCTACGCGCACGCGGTCGTGGCCAACGCCAAGGCGCTGGCCGCGGCCCTGCTGGAGCGCGGCTTCGACCTGGTGTCGGGCGGTACGGACAACCACCTGATCCTGATCGACCTGACGGGCAAGGAGGTGCCGGGCAAGGTCGCGGCCAAGGCGATGGACCGGGCGGGGATCGTCGTGAACTACAACACGGTGCCGTTCGACCCGCGCAAGCCGTTCGATCCCTCGGGGGTGCGGATCGGTACGCCGTCGCTGACGTCGCGGGGGCTGTCGGTGGAGCACATGCCGGTGGTCGCGGACTGGATCGCGCGCGCGGTCGAGGCCGCCGCGAAGCAGGACGAAACCCCGCTGAAGCTGATCCGTGCGGAGGTGCGGGACCTGATGGCAGCCTTCCCGGCCCCGGGCCTGCCGCTGTCGTAA
- the trpS gene encoding tryptophan--tRNA ligase yields MASDRPRALSGIQPTSGSFHLGNYLGAIRQYVALQETHDAFYMVVDLHAITMPQDPKDLRANTRLSAAQLLAAGLDPERCTLFIQSHVPEHAQLGWVMNCITGFGEASRMTQFKDKSAKGGVNSASVGLFTYPILQVADILLYQADAVPVGEDQRQHIELTRDLAERFNSRFGQTFTLPAAHIVKEVAKIYDLQDPAIKMSKSASSPKGLINLLDEAKVTEKKIKSAVTDTEAEIRFDTEKKPGVSNLLTIYSTLTGESIPALEEKYAGKGYGALKTDLAAVMVDFVTPFKQRTQEYLDDPETLDSILAKGAEKARAVAAETLAQAYDRLGLLPAKH; encoded by the coding sequence ATGGCTTCTGATCGTCCTCGCGCGCTCTCCGGCATCCAGCCCACCTCCGGTTCGTTCCACCTCGGGAACTACCTCGGAGCCATTCGCCAGTACGTCGCCCTGCAGGAGACGCACGACGCCTTCTACATGGTCGTCGACCTGCACGCGATCACCATGCCCCAGGATCCGAAGGACCTGCGCGCGAACACCCGCCTCTCCGCCGCGCAGCTGCTGGCCGCCGGCCTGGACCCGGAGCGCTGCACGCTCTTCATCCAGAGCCACGTCCCCGAGCACGCGCAGCTCGGCTGGGTGATGAACTGCATCACCGGTTTCGGCGAGGCCAGCCGGATGACGCAGTTCAAGGACAAGTCCGCCAAGGGAGGCGTCAACAGCGCCAGCGTCGGCCTCTTCACGTACCCGATCCTCCAGGTCGCCGACATCCTCCTCTACCAGGCGGACGCCGTCCCCGTGGGCGAGGACCAGCGCCAGCACATCGAGCTGACCCGCGACCTGGCCGAGCGCTTCAACAGCCGCTTCGGCCAGACCTTCACCCTCCCGGCGGCGCACATCGTCAAGGAGGTCGCGAAGATCTACGACCTCCAGGACCCGGCGATCAAGATGTCGAAGTCGGCGTCGTCCCCCAAGGGCCTGATCAACCTCCTCGACGAGGCCAAGGTCACCGAGAAGAAGATCAAGAGCGCGGTCACCGACACCGAGGCCGAGATCCGCTTCGACACGGAGAAGAAGCCCGGCGTCAGCAACCTGCTCACGATCTACTCCACCCTCACGGGCGAGTCGATCCCCGCCCTGGAGGAGAAGTACGCGGGCAAGGGCTACGGCGCGCTGAAGACGGACCTGGCGGCCGTGATGGTCGATTTCGTCACACCCTTCAAGCAGCGCACCCAGGAGTACCTGGACGACCCGGAGACGCTGGACTCCATCCTGGCCAAGGGCGCGGAGAAGGCCCGCGCGGTGGCCGCGGAGACCCTCGCGCAGGCGTACGACCGGCTGGGTCTGCTGCCCGCCAAGCACTGA
- a CDS encoding 2'-5' RNA ligase family protein, translating into MGTVTLGVSIAVPEPYGSQLQELRAGFGDAAAHGIPTHVTLVPPTEVEADRLPAIRAHLTEVAAAFRAFPMRLEGTGTFRPVSPVVFVQIAEGVAGCTRLQGEVRDPSGPLSRELAFPYHPHVTVAHGISEEAMDVAFTTLADYAAEWVCSGFALYEQGSDGVWRKLREYPFGSGPIGVPAQPGSPVDQAAGAAGAVRPS; encoded by the coding sequence GTGGGGACCGTAACGCTCGGCGTTTCGATCGCGGTCCCGGAGCCGTACGGCAGCCAGCTCCAGGAGCTGCGCGCGGGCTTCGGGGACGCCGCCGCGCACGGCATCCCCACGCACGTCACCCTCGTACCGCCGACGGAGGTGGAGGCCGACCGGCTCCCGGCGATCCGGGCCCACCTGACCGAGGTGGCGGCCGCCTTCCGCGCGTTCCCGATGCGACTGGAGGGGACGGGGACCTTCCGGCCCGTCTCGCCGGTCGTCTTCGTCCAGATCGCCGAGGGCGTCGCGGGCTGCACCCGGCTCCAGGGCGAGGTCCGCGACCCGTCCGGGCCGCTCAGCCGCGAGCTCGCCTTCCCCTACCACCCGCACGTCACCGTCGCCCACGGGATCTCCGAAGAGGCGATGGACGTGGCGTTCACGACGCTGGCCGACTACGCCGCCGAGTGGGTCTGCTCCGGGTTCGCCCTCTACGAGCAGGGCTCCGACGGGGTCTGGCGCAAGCTGCGCGAATACCCCTTCGGGAGTGGGCCCATAGGCGTTCCCGCGCAGCCGGGTTCCCCCGTCGACCAGGCCGCCGGGGCAGCCGGGGCGGTACGGCCTTCCTGA
- a CDS encoding YihY/virulence factor BrkB family protein: MDWLTKLPVVGPLAGRLMKTHAWRSYERLDRVHWTRLAAAITFISFLALFPLIAVAAAVGAALLSDQQLDKLEQSFAEQVPGISDQLDIGGLVANAATIGLVAGALLLFTGIGWVGSMRDCLRAVWEKDDEDEGNPVVRKGKDGLVLLGLGAVGLVSAAASILGSSAVGKSADWLGIPREGPGGVLLRVFAFLVGVVAAFLVLLYLLTLLPGVEPPRRRLIEAALIGAAGFELLKLLLSGYMREVAAKSVYGAFGVPIALLLWINFMAKLLLYVSAWTATRDDGDSAETAGTVAEDPPAAEQEPATGR; encoded by the coding sequence ATGGACTGGCTGACGAAACTCCCGGTGGTCGGGCCGCTGGCGGGCCGTCTGATGAAGACGCACGCGTGGCGTTCCTACGAACGCCTCGACCGCGTGCACTGGACCCGCCTCGCCGCCGCGATCACCTTCATCAGCTTCCTCGCACTCTTCCCCCTGATCGCCGTGGCCGCGGCGGTCGGCGCGGCGCTGCTCAGCGACCAGCAGCTCGACAAGCTGGAGCAGAGCTTCGCCGAACAGGTCCCCGGCATCTCCGACCAGCTCGACATCGGGGGGCTCGTCGCGAACGCCGCCACGATCGGCCTCGTCGCCGGCGCCCTCCTGCTCTTCACCGGCATCGGCTGGGTGGGCTCCATGCGCGACTGCCTGCGCGCGGTGTGGGAGAAGGACGACGAGGACGAGGGCAACCCCGTCGTCCGCAAGGGCAAGGACGGGCTGGTCCTGCTCGGCCTCGGCGCCGTGGGCCTGGTCTCCGCGGCCGCCTCCATCCTCGGGTCCAGCGCGGTCGGCAAGTCCGCCGACTGGCTGGGCATTCCGCGCGAGGGCCCCGGCGGCGTCCTGCTGCGCGTCTTCGCCTTCCTGGTCGGCGTGGTGGCCGCCTTCCTGGTCCTGCTCTACCTGCTGACCCTGCTCCCCGGCGTCGAACCGCCCAGGCGCCGCCTGATCGAGGCGGCGCTGATCGGAGCGGCCGGCTTCGAGCTGCTGAAACTGCTCCTCAGCGGCTATATGCGCGAGGTCGCCGCGAAGAGCGTCTACGGAGCCTTCGGCGTGCCGATCGCCCTGCTGCTCTGGATCAACTTCATGGCGAAGCTGCTGCTGTACGTCTCCGCCTGGACGGCCACCCGCGACGACGGCGACAGCGCCGAAACCGCCGGAACCGTCGCCGAAGACCCGCCGGCGGCGGAACAGGAGCCTGCCACCGGCCGTTGA